The following proteins are co-located in the Triticum aestivum cultivar Chinese Spring chromosome 1A, IWGSC CS RefSeq v2.1, whole genome shotgun sequence genome:
- the LOC123189237 gene encoding uncharacterized protein gives MTTTAPWPPAAAAQRGGSRCSFSARRGGSRCSSAPRGGGSHCSSSARRGDCRCRSTARGVSLRLQVSGPLRRFPLHVGSSATSAAARRTGRSRSTGCNSELRIAPSLLVH, from the exons ATGACGACAACGGCACCTTGGCCCCCGGCAGCAGCAGCTCAACGTGGCGGCTCCCGGTGCAGCTTCTCGGCCCGGCGCGGTGGCTCCCGCTGCAGCTCGGCGCCCCGCGGCGGCGGCTCCCACTGCAGCTCCTCGGCCCGGCGCGGTGACTGCCGCTGCAGGTCGACGGCCCGCGGCGTCTCGCTCCGGCTGCAGGTCAGCGGCCCGCTGCGGCGATTCCCGCTGCATGTCGGCAGCTCGGCGACTTCAGCTGCAGCTCGGCGGACCGGCAGGTCCCGGAGCACCGGCTGCAACTCGGAGCTGCGGATAGCGCCCTCGTTGCTG GTTCATTAA